In a single window of the Serratia quinivorans genome:
- the moaE gene encoding Molybdopterin synthase catalytic subunit translates to MVENTRIRVGEAPFNVGEEYQWLAQCDDDGAVVTFTGKVRNHNLGDNVSALTLEHYPGMTEKALAEIVDEARSRWPLQRATVIHRVGELFPGDEIVFVGVTSAHRSMAFEASEFIMDYLKTRAPFWKREAVGQGDRWVDARDSDRQAAERWHKIIK, encoded by the coding sequence ATGGTGGAAAATACCCGTATCCGCGTGGGGGAAGCGCCGTTCAACGTCGGCGAAGAATACCAGTGGCTGGCGCAGTGCGACGACGACGGTGCCGTGGTGACCTTTACCGGCAAGGTACGTAACCATAATCTGGGCGATAACGTCAGTGCGCTGACGCTGGAACACTACCCGGGCATGACCGAAAAAGCGCTGGCGGAAATCGTGGACGAAGCACGCAGCCGCTGGCCATTGCAGCGCGCGACGGTGATCCACCGCGTGGGTGAGCTGTTCCCTGGCGATGAGATTGTGTTTGTCGGCGTGACCAGCGCGCACCGCAGCATGGCATTCGAAGCCAGCGAGTTCATCATGGACTACTTGAAAACCCGCGCCCCGTTCTGGAAGCGCGAAGCCGTTGGCCAGGGCGACCGCTGGGTTGACGCACGCGACAGCGATCGTCAGGCGGCGGAACGCTGGCATAAAATCATTAAGTGA